In Phocoena phocoena chromosome 3, mPhoPho1.1, whole genome shotgun sequence, a single window of DNA contains:
- the S1PR5 gene encoding sphingosine 1-phosphate receptor 5 → MEPGLLRPAPVSEVIVLHYNYTGKLRGARYQPGAGLRADAVVCLAVCAFIVLENLAVLIVLGRHPRFHAPMFLLLGSLTLSDLLAGAAYAANILLSGPLTLRLSPALWFAREGGVFVALAASVLSLLAIALERLLTMERRGPGPAPSARRGRTLALAAAAWGVSLLLGLLPALGWNCLGRLDACSTVLPLYAKAYVLFCVLAFVGILAAICALYARIYCQVRSKARRLGAHPGAGEGASTRARRTPRSLALLRTLSVVLLAFVACWGPLFLLLLLDVACPARACPVLLQADPFLGLAMANSLLNPIIYTFTNHDMRQALLRLLCCGRRCCSLGPGASQPSGSPPGASGGLQRWLPPGLDGSSSHSERSSPQRDGLDTSGSTGSPGALTAAWTLVPPPAAD, encoded by the coding sequence ATGGAGCCGGGGCTGCTGCGGCCAGCGCCAGTGAGCGAGGTCATCGTCCTGCATTACAACTACACCGGGAAGCTCCGCGGTGCGCGCTACCAGCCCGGCGCGGGGCTGCGCGCCGACGCCGTCGTGTGCCTGGCCGTGTGCGCGTTCATCGTACTCGAGAACTTGGCCGTGCTGATCGTGCTCGGACGCCACCCGCGCTTCCATGCGCCCATGTTCCTGCTCCTGGGTAGCCTCACGCTGTCCGACCTGCTGGCGGGCGCCGCCTATGCAGCCAACATCCTGTTGTCGGGGCCTCTCACGCTGCGCCTGTCGCCCGCGCTCTGGTTCGCTCGTGAGGGTGGCGTCTTCGTGGCGCTCGCCGCGTCCGTGCTGAGCCTCTTGGCCATCGCGCTCGAGCGCCTCCTCACCATGGAGCGCCGGGGACCCGGACCCGCTCCCTCAGCTCGTCGGGGGCGCACGCTGGCGCTGGCGGCCGCGGCCTGGGGCGTGTCGCTGCTCCTCGGGCTACTGCCCGCGCTCGGCTGGAATTGTCTCGGCCGTCTGGACGCCTGCTCCACGGTCCTGCCGCTCTACGCTAAGGCCTACGTGCTCTTCTGCGTGCTCGCCTTTGTTGGCATCCTGGCTGCCATCTGCGCACTCTACGCGCGGATCTACTGCCAAGTGCGCTCCAAAGCGCGGCGCCTGGGGGCCCACCCCGGGGCTGGCGAGGGCGCCTCGACCCGCGCACGCCGCACGCCGCGCTCGCTGGCTTTGTTGCGCACACTCAGCGTGGTGCTCCTGGCCTTCGTGGCTTGTTGGGGACCGCTCTTCCTGCTGCTCTTGCTGGACGTGGCGTGCCCGGCGCGCGCCTGCCCTGTGCTCCTGCAGGCGGACCCCTTCCTGGGCCTGGCCATGGCCAACTCGCTTCTGAACCCCATCATCTACACGTTCACCAACCACGACATGCGCCAAGCGCTCCTGCGCCTTCTCTGCTGCGGCCGCCGCTGTTGCAGCCTAGGCCCGGGTGCCTCCCAGCCGTCGGGGAGCCCCCCTGGGGCTTCGGGCGGCCTGCAGCGCTGGCTGCCTCCTGGCCTGGATGGCAGCTCCAGCCACTCCGAGCGCTCGTCACCCCAGCGGGACGGGCTGGACACCAGCGGCTCGACAGGCAGCCCTGGCGCGCTCACAGCCGCCTGGACCCTGGTACCCCCTCCGGCCGCAGACTGA